The Setaria viridis chromosome 9, Setaria_viridis_v4.0, whole genome shotgun sequence sequence GTGCAATAATGTTCACAATTTTCCTTAAAGAATGAGGTTCACATCTCATGGAGTGGTATCAAAGACCTAATTTATCGATGGAGCacttccttaaaaaaaaataacgTTCACATCCTGAACCCGTGGCTCACCTCTCCCCCGGAACGCATGACattttcaaaattaaaaaagaaatgaaaagaaaccAAGATACTCTGTTAGACTGTTACTGATCAAGCGTTTTGTGGTATGCACCTGGATCCAGCAATGTCACCAAGCCAGGTCCAGCTTCTCGATGTATCCAATACCATGAAGCAAGTGAATGTCCTCAAAGCCATCATATACTCTGTGTTTGTTTGTTGCCGAGGTATCAATTCCTCCTAGGCAAAAGACTCCGTAGGACGTCCTCAGCAACAAAGCCCAAGTAAACCATTTCATTGGCAAATGGATGAGCCGAAAGTTTGGACACATTGGCTCTCCAGATAAACCCAGTACGAAAGGAAGATAAATGCAATCAGAGGTAGGGCAGATTTGGCCCAGAGAAGAAAATTCGTTGTTGCAGAGCTCTGAAGCTTGGCTTCCGGTAGTCTCAAACAAAACAATGTTTGttcttgccaaaaaaaaaaaaatcccagtaCCTCAGCCATATCAGACAACCGCATTTTATTAGCCACGTAGATTCTGTAGCTGATAACATTCGCAGTTCAACTGCAGATAAACATACATACTCAAAGCGCTAAACTAAGTGACAACAACAATGTTGGTCTTAGTGCTAGATATAGAGGTTCCATAACAGTTCAGACACTAGGTAAATATATAGCTCGCCGAGCAGTGTCAAACTCTTCACAATTACAGGTGGTCGTCCTCATCCTCGTACATCTTGAGGACCTGCGCGCATCTGGGCAGAGCAACGTCCTTCTGGAATCCCAGAGCATTCGCCATACGAACATTAGAGGCCACACCATTGTTGCTGGTGAGGAAGACAGGGGCCCTCTCCCGACCAGGCACAGTTGTGGCGCACCTCATGTCTGGGCTGCTGATGAGGACGGACTCACAGAGCTCATCCTCGTGCTCATCAGTGACGAGGATGTTGTAAGTGCCAGTGCGGTCAGTGTGCCCCTCGTAGGTGCATGACTTCAATCCAGTGGTTTTCGATCTGCACTCAACTCTTACCTTTGCTCCTGTAGTAACAAAAAATGCCATATTAACAGCAGTTGACAAAGAAAGAAATGCATGACTGAAAAATGGATGCTATCATTTTGTTCATTCAGCTCTAATTTTCTACCTTTTTCAGTTGGTTCCTCCCAACCAATTAGAGTAGAAGATAATAGTTTTGAGCACCAGGCAGTATAATTGTAAGCCATAAAACCTTTTCTGTTTTCACATCAAAAGTGTATAAAAGTAGTGCTGCTTCTTTTTTCAGTATTCAATATATGCCAGATAGCCAGGTTAAATTTAAACAGTTTTTACAGTATTCCACACCAAGTAGCAGGGAGTAAACAAAACCTGACCATTAATTATAATGGGTATTATAGACCTTTGTATTATCCCAAACAACAAAATTTGTTGACTAACTGATCATGCCTCAAATCTCGCTCGTGCCACATACAGACAACAAACGCATGCCTAATTCAGGGAACCTCACGGCTACCCATGGAGGAAAGTTAGATACATTCCTAATGTGGAGAAGAATACATGGCATGCTTGCTAAAATGTTGAGAACATGATAGCTCCAAATCATCAGCCTTTCAAGCTTCACATAATGATAGATCTCGATTGAGTGTGCTGTCACGCTGCCCAAATCAATCCTTCCATTAGAGAAATTCTCAGACCTAACATTGAGCTTTCATGGATCTATCATTAATTTTGAGCTTTACTGATCAGTCGATGCAAggataaaaagaaaatacaatTGTTTGATTGCATGATCCATCCCGCTTCATATGAGGAAACAAACAAAATTAATTTCACAGCAAGGGGGATGCACAGATTCTGGATGTGCGGTGGCTGGGAGAGAAGGCAAAAACCTGGTTGTCGATACGAGGGAGATTAATTGACTTGAAATAAGAGGTTTGTACGGAGTATGTTACAGTTTTGCCCTTCAAACAGTTGTACTCGCTCCAACGTGTCGAGAGAGTATAATAGATCTCATCCATCTGATTGAGGAGATTGGATGGTTCAGAATGATTTGTGGGCATCCTAAAAGAGCTCTAAATTTTTAGTACCACATTCTAGATGCAACAGGCACACAATTCAAGGTATTGCTCTTTTCCTAAGCAATATTCCAAAAATCACTATGCCTAGCCAGGCCCAACTTTATAAAAGCGAAAATATTTGGGTATCCAATTAATAATATTGCCATACTTAGGGACTGCCATTTTCAGTAAGCAATATTCTGAGAATCTCCAGGCCTGGCCTGGCCCAGCTTTCTAAAAGAGAAAAGATTCCAGGACCCAACAACCACTTTCTTCCTGAATTGTCCGATGATAGAATAAGCTAAAAAATTGTTCTAGCCACATAACAGTATAAATTTATCTAACTAATAATTTGTTAATATTCCAATGTTACTGGAGAACAAAATTTGCAGTGCCCCTAGTGTTCACTCAAGCCCTCCTGGAAATCTGTATCATTGTTCCGTCAAGTAATCTATTGGCACTGACATATATAGTTCTCATAAACAATTCATATTTCGTGCAAAATAGGAAAAGGACAAGTTGTTTCTCTTGTCCTAAATGTCATCTTTAATTGACTGGAGGTAGCACTATCTCGCTACTGAAGGAATACAACTTTGTACActttaaaaataaaaacatggaCAGCTGTAGAAAAACAATGACATTCAACTAATCTACAAAAGGATAGCAATTATCTCCTGCCAGAAGCCCAGAACTGCAGtcagttagagcaactccaagaggccgctaatcttacccccaatactttttttagggaaaaaaggagaaaaaacgaactccaacagtccacccaaaccttccccaattttttagcaacgctaaaaaacagcctaccaccgcgtatattttagcgttggcattcctcccccaatcctgattcccgcacgctcgcgcgtcccttccgatgggcccaatacgatgacgtagcctgttttaaaatattgggggctatttattagcgatctgctgtggattgatatgtttttgggggaatttttttttgaaagaacccccaatacatagttttggggaagaattttttggagtactcttggagttgctcttatacAGGTTAAGATACATAGCCTACCACTACCTATGGCAAACTAACATATTCACTCAAATTCACCAATTTTGTCCAGCAGGATAGATCTAGTCTTTGTTTGGATGTAAGTCTTGGATACTCAACATCTCTGCTCTCTTGCAAATTTGTCATCAACACCAATTTTACAGCCAATGTATTTTTATTAATGAAGATTGAGTGTTTCTATTTGTGTCCAGTATTTGAACTATTGATTGATGAGGCAAACAGCCGAATCATTTCTATACAGCTCAGCATGCATGTTTGATTATCCTGTATATGGTGAAGACTACTAGTTTCAAAGTTCATGTCTTATTCTGAAGATAGACTACATTCAGGTATTTGGATCAACTACCACTGTTCTGATACACTAACTGGTAGCATCATGGAATATGAGCAAAATGGCTCAAGCCAGGCCCAGTGTCCAACCATGTCTACCAATTACGCCATCCCAAATTCCAACCATGCAATCCAGACCAAAATCACAGCTCCTATTGATCTATCCTGCTTGCCTATTCACCACCGAAAATATATCAAGTTTAGAGTTTACAGACCTATATTTTGCACATTCATACTCATTACCATGTAGTAGAAATGCACGTCTGGTAGATCCACTAGAAGAACTAGAAATTTCACCATCACAAACTGGGTGTTCGCTTAGATAAGAAAACGAACCACAAGTGGATCTAAGAAAACAAATctacggcagcagcagcaacaacatgTGAGAGCATCGTGCAGACGACATGGTGCAGACTGGCAGAGCGCTAACTTCAGCACTAAGCAATCCCAGAGATGCAACCGGCTTTCCACTTTTAGGAGGCACAAGGTCTAACGCCATTCACTTGCCCAGAACGCTTGAGCGCATCCAAACACCATTTCCCTGAACCAATCCACTCGTAGAGGCATCACACATCTAGATCGAGTATCAGATCACGGGAAATATAAAGAACAGaaacaacttttttttctctcagtTCTCTACGTTCAGAGACCAGATCAGTAACAAGGGAGGGCGAGCGGGagggaaggaagcgtcgcaccGGCAATGTAGGTGGAGACGGGGGTCTCGAAGCCGGCGCGGCAGGTGTCGCACCAGACGCGGCCGCGCACGACAAAGCTGGCGGACCGGAGCGGGCGGAGGTCGCGGGACGCGGCGGCTCCCGAAGCCGCAAGCACGCAcagcgccgcggcgaggaggagggacgCGCGGAGGGAGGCCATCGCGCTCGCCGCCAGCACGAGACGGgcagtggaggggagggaggagagcagATGGCGATGGGTGGCGGAGTGGGAGTGTGGAGGGGTGGAGTGAGGAGGGGGGAGTCGAGGACGAGGGGAATAATGGTCgcgtctcgtcgtcgtcggaggtcGCGTGGTGGGGCGGCGTGGAATTATGTCGGCATGTGGGGGTTGGATTGGGCGCACCGGACGGTGAGGGACACCGCAGCGAATATAGGCACGGGAGCCCCGATGCTTTTGCACCCTTTTCTTTCGGCGGCCGTGGCTAACTACTTTGCTACTAGCAGGACTGTTTATAGATTTTTACTGTTTATTAGTTCATTCAACTTCTAAAAATTTCGATTTTAAAAACTAAACTAAATGCCTTAGAAAAAGATAGAACTTTAGAACTAAATAACTGAAATATTTcgattgttttttttgttttaaacGATGTTTTGAACACCTTATTAATCTCAGCCTTATCCAAGAAAGATTAATGATATATAAAGAATTTGATACAAAGATGCTACCACTACTTGTTCAATGACTATGATAGTAATAATTAAATCGATAAAAACCCTAGCCAAATCATAATATAAACTCATTACATTAATCTAGATCATTAGTTGTTACCCAATAGTAAGACAATTAGAGCGGACACCTTACACCTCATTATGAAAAGTAATGAAACTTAAGAGCATGGTTTGAGTTGATTAAGTAAAAGGCCACCAGGGGTGATTTCGTCAATTTCGAGGATTTGCCGGCTTAATCTTTCGGAGATGCTCATATAAGTAGAGTTGCATGCGTGTGTTCGTATGGacgagtgtgcgtgcgtgtacgTGAGTGTTTGTCCCGTGTGCTTAGCAAAAAAAGAGTAAAACAAAATATTTTGAGGATTTGAGTTGGGCTAGGCTAATGGGATATAAAGAGTCGGTTAGCATGGTGTTTGAATGTTGGAAACCCAAATAAAATCGGTTAACCTAATAGATAGATTtgaaataaataatataatagtTGTTAATTGTACTGCTATAAACTTAGTTTAAATTAACAATTTAAGTTTTGGTGTTCCATTTTTGATTTTTCTTCACACCATCTCTACTTTCTAGTACTTGAGGACTCTTTAAATCAGGATGATTACACAAGAAATATTAATATTAATAATAATTTTGCATGAAGGAATATGACTTAGGTCTCAGTAAAAATTAGATTTAGGGCTATTTTGGATTTAATGGCTGAATAGAAATTTTAGAGAATTTTTATCAATATATTTTAATTATGAAGGGTTTGTGTTGACCGAAAAAAGCTGGGGAGGCCCTACTGACTTTTTATATTAATGGAAAAATAGAAATATGTACAAATTTACAAGGCCACAGGCCCAAAAAGAGAGATCCTAACTAAGGGATACAAAATTATCAAAACGTATTACAAAACCAAGTTTCTAGCTCCTGCTTTAAGGATGGTTTTGCTCTATGAAGAATAAGGGCAAATTCATCCTTAAAGGATTGCCTTCATCTAACAAAAGATAAAGAACCATCATAAAAAATAATCGAATTCCTATGAGTTCAGATGCACCAGCACGCAAGAATGGAGATTTCTCTGAAAATTGTAGACCCAAACATCTGCCTTGCTCGAATAATCATTCCAGAGGTGTTCAAAGAGAAGTCCCATGCTATACCAAGAAGTTGCCAACACTGTAGGCTGAAAGGGCAAGAGAAGAAGAGACGAGGCAATGTTTCCTCCAGACCAGTTTGACAGAGCACACATGAATAATCATCTAGGTTTTAGCGCTTCCTCCGAAGAAAATTTCTGGTGTTAAGGCGATCCCTTAAGAGTAACAAAAAAAGAACTTGTGTTTGCCACTTGCACGAGATTTCCATATACATTTGAAAATGGGAGAGACCGGGAAGGTTCCTTTAAGAGCCATATATGCTTGCTTAGAAGTAAAGATCGGTGAGTTCCAAATGTATGACCAGGAATCAGGACTGCCTGtttgaaaggatcttgatgtcgcctagaggggggtgaataggcgaatTGACAAACTTtaatccaaattcaaacacctTGAGCCTTGCTGCCTAgacagaccggtcagaccggtctgagGCAGTGAGGCACACCAAATTGATGCTTGATCCCCTATTTGACTTTAGCACCAACAATCTTGAAGAGTGTCACTTGTAGATGATATTTGGCAGAATAAACTTGTCCCTGTACATAGTAATGACACACCCAAGTAGATTGGAGTGGAAGCACAAGTAAATGCTAGGATACAACAAGTAATGCAAACTGTAAAGAGGACacgaggatttgtttatccgaagttcagattcaaccaatgaatcctacgtctccgttgagtaGCCTATTAAGATACGAGTCTTTTTCAACTCCCTCCCAACAAGCCGGGTCTCTTTCAACCGCTTTCCTCGTCTCCACTAGTTGATCTTTTCccttgcggaggcaagatcgcagccctcacaaacttgccgctgctcaccacatGTTGGGAGCCAGCCGGCGACacctagccatctaggaggcaAACCTCCAAGaataacaaatgcttcaaggcTTTCTCAACacgaaccacaagtgctcaatCTATGGATGGCTCTTCTCAGCTCACAATTGCTCTCAATTCACTTCTCTCTTCCTCCCAACTCACAAGATTTCACTTAATTCACACAacctcacaaagaggggttggggagagcttttcTTGACTTTTGCCTGGCTTAGAATGGTCTAGGATCACTGTTTTTTCCTTAGGAGCAGCAACCTCCAAGAGTGGAGGtcgtggggtataaataccccaaaaagcAAAAACTAGCCGTTTGGAACACTGGGCAGACCAATCTAACTCGAAAACTAGCTGTTGGTCTACTAGACCGGTCTAGAGTGGCCTGACTGAGCCAGCCACAATGCTCCTAACACTCACTCTTGTTGACCTAAAGGTTAAGCCAACCCTTGTTATGTGTTTTGTAATCTTTTAAATCACTCAAGGGTATCTCTCAGGGTGAAACTCACATGggtcaactaagagcacttttggtgttgtcaataagctaatgttgcatccctcttgatagtacggtatacctatactcaagatgaAATATAAAAACCATATCATTCTCTCGAGTTTGTAAGTCTTCATTCTTGCCATACTTTGACTTTTGGATACTTGAGGGCTTCCAACATAGTCTTcaacttgagctagtgacttaaggCTTCCTTTATAAAAACCATATCATTCTCTCGAGTTTGTAAGTCTTCATTCTTGCCATACTTTGACTTTTGGATACTTGAGGGCTTCCAACATAATCTTCAACTTGAGCACATCcaacttgagctagtgacttaaggCTTCCTTTCGTCCATAATAAAGTATACTTGAAGTCTTTAGTCACTCCATTTTACCAACTATGATAGactagatgcattgcattgcttcccttGGTAAGGTCTAGAAATGATACCTCGAAACCCCCCGGATACTAGCTACTTCACCCTAGCAATATTCCCATGGCACAAGCCGTCGCTTATCCAAAGCTTTCTTAGTCCCTTGTCTCTAGTATCTCGTTTGATTTCTTCACCCATTCTTGCCAcattgagtttagctttgctttgacACCAATAGTTAAATCCCATTTGAAGTCTTCTTCAAATGCTTGATCTAGGTTGATAAAGAAACTTCCATGAATTGCAATCTTCCACTTAATAAGACCAATACGTAGATCATAAGCTCGTGTCTTTTAGCATGTCCTTATGAAGTCTTGAAATTTCCTTTTATGAATATTTCGAACTTTTCTTGATGATCCCTTTTTTTTGGTAACACAAGCTAACAATTTGCTTGGTAAGTTATAGATTAAACTATAAAAACTCATCCACAAGCATTATTCAACTCTTTCTTGTTGTCGTTCTTTAATTTGTCTTTAAGGGATCACATAGTTTCTTGCTACCTTCATTATGTGCCATATGATACTCATTCACTTGATAAGTCAATATTGCAATATGAGTATAAGAATAAACTCCTACTCACAAACTTAgacaaacaagttagtcctttaatcgttttgtcatccaattcaccaaaacccacttaggggtcTAGATGTTCTTTCACTGTTGAAAATCAAGGACATTAACAAGTGTACCCAAAGTTTGAAGTTGTTCAGATGCTATAACAGACAGAGGCGTCTGAAAATTCTGGTGAGCACTTTGGTTGAGAAACTTTGCCACCGAGATGTTTCTATTCCTAACATAGGGGTAGAGTTGAGGGAAATCTTGCTATAGTACTCCCAAATCCCACAAATCATTCCAAAACATCATCGTATCTCCAACATTAACTTTATAAGAAGCCAGTAATCTGAAATAGTCCGAGAGTGACATGACatcactccaccaaaaggaacCAACTCGTATTCTGACATGTTGGACTATCGATCTACTGTAAAGGCACTTCCAAGTGAACTCAACCCAGGGCAGGTGAACCTTATTATGAAACTTGTGCAGGAATTTCAGAAACAGGGCCTAGTTCTGTGTTCTTAAGTCAATAATACCAAGTCCACCCTAAGCTTTGGATAGGCAAGCTTTTTTCCATGCAACCAAATATCCCCCTTTTCTGTTAACATCCCCTCTGTCCTAGAGAAAGTGCTTCCTATATTTGTCAATTTCCTCAATGATTGATACTAGGAGCTTAAAGGTGCAGAGATAGAAAGTTGGCAGGGCACTGAGGACTGAGTTTACCATGATCAGCCTGCCAGCATAAGTGAGAAGAGAATTAAGTCCTATAAGGCGCCTTTTAGTTCCATTAAGCAAAGGCATGTACTCTTGCACTGATAGTCTAGTAGTTCCCACTAGAAGACCCAAATAATTGAAAGGCATTGCACCTACTTGGCAACCGACAGTGTCATCTAGTAATTTAGCTTTAGCATCATCAACATTGATTGGAATTAGAGATGACTTGCTGAAATTAACTTTGAGCCTAGTGGAGGAGGCAAAGGTCACTAAGAGGTTTTGCAAGCTCACTAGCTGATCAGGCTTAGCTGGCACAACAATAAGAGTGTCATCAGCATACTGAACAATAGGATAATCTCCTCCAAAATCTTGGCCCAGAGGATGTTGTAGTTGACCTGAAGTACTGGCATTGTTGATCATTGATTGTAGAAGGTCAGCTATTAGGACAAGCAGAATAGGAGATATGGGATCTCCTTGCATAACTCCTCTTTTGCACCTGAAAGGCTTTCCTCACATTCTCTCTGTTGCAAATTGCATCAGCCGCGCGTTCGCCTACCCCGGTCTATGGACCTCGAGGATAGATCCCGTGGGACGCCCGTTGTCCGCTGGCCTCCACGACTCCACGCCTCCACCCAGGCCTCTCTTCGCCTACCGTTCCCACCCTCTGTCCTCCTTCACACATGCGCATAGGCTAGCTTGTCGTGCCTTGCTACCGGCCCAACTTCGACTCGCTCCCCATCCGCGATAGCACCACATGGCTATGGTTTGTGTGCGGCGAGAGAGTGGCGCGCATGGGTGGGGACCCCACACCGCCACGCAGCTGGTGGCGCTTGCGTCCCATGGTCAGCGAGCAGCAACGGGGTTGAGCGCGCGGCTGTGGCCAGGCACCCGCGTCAGCGCTGACCTACCTCGCAGACTCACTCGCCATCCGCCGGCTCTCAGCCGGTGCCCCACGGTGGCGCACCAACCTGGAGGGGCATGATGGAGGTGGAGGCAAGGAGCGTTGGTGAGCAGGAGACGAGAACGACAACCGAAGCAGCAGCCACACCGCGCAGAGTTTG is a genomic window containing:
- the LOC117839660 gene encoding pollen-specific protein C13; the protein is MASLRASLLLAAALCVLAASGAAASRDLRPLRSASFVVRGRVWCDTCRAGFETPVSTYIAGAKVRVECRSKTTGLKSCTYEGHTDRTGTYNILVTDEHEDELCESVLISSPDMRCATTVPGRERAPVFLTSNNGVASNVRMANALGFQKDVALPRCAQVLKMYEDEDDHL